The following are encoded in a window of Candidatus Eisenbacteria bacterium genomic DNA:
- a CDS encoding IS3 family transposase (programmed frameshift), with the protein MKKKRHSTEQIMGKLREAEVALAKGEAVGLVCRRLEITEQTYYRWRKEYGGLKIEQAKRLRELEKENTRLRRLVAEQALDMSILREAAPGKLLSPARRREVVERVCRTLEVSGRRACRVLMQHRSTQREPRRPSPAEGILVQRIIELAGEFGRYGYRRITGLLREEGRKVNAKRVQRIWRQEGLKVPQKQPKRGRLWLADGSCVRKRPEYRDHVWSYDFVWDQTHDGRRIRLLTVIDEFTRECLAIEVQRRLSSPDVLDVLAELFVLRGVPAYIRSDNGPEFTAIAVRDWLEKVGVQTLFIEPGSPWENGYNESFNGKLRDELLNRELFYTLKEAQVLVERWRQEYNRIRPHSSLGYRPPAPEATEPRPIRSLLSGVEPSLGLT; encoded by the exons ATGAAGAAGAAGCGCCATTCCACTGAGCAGATCATGGGGAAGCTGAGGGAGGCCGAGGTCGCCCTCGCCAAGGGCGAAGCCGTTGGCCTGGTCTGCCGCAGGCTCGAGATCACCGAGCAGACGTACTACCGGTGGCGGAAAGAATACGGGGGTCTGAAGATCGAACAGGCGAAGCGGTTGCGGGAGTTGGAGAAGGAGAACACCCGGCTTCGTCGGCTCGTGGCAGAGCAGGCCCTGGACATGTCGATTCTCCGGGAGGCCGCCC CGGGGAAACTCTTGAGCCCGGCGCGTCGGCGAGAAGTAGTCGAACGCGTTTGCCGCACATTGGAGGTGTCGGGGCGTCGGGCCTGTCGGGTGTTGATGCAGCATCGTTCCACGCAGAGAGAGCCAAGGCGGCCGTCGCCGGCCGAGGGGATCCTGGTCCAGAGGATCATCGAGCTTGCGGGAGAGTTTGGGCGGTACGGGTATCGGAGGATCACGGGGTTGCTGCGGGAAGAGGGGAGGAAGGTCAATGCCAAGCGGGTGCAGAGGATCTGGAGGCAGGAAGGTCTGAAAGTCCCGCAGAAGCAGCCGAAGCGGGGGCGGCTGTGGCTTGCCGATGGGTCCTGCGTGCGCAAGAGGCCGGAGTACCGAGATCACGTCTGGAGCTATGACTTCGTCTGGGACCAGACGCACGATGGACGACGGATTCGGCTGCTGACGGTGATCGACGAGTTCACGAGGGAGTGTTTAGCGATCGAGGTGCAGCGACGGCTGAGCTCCCCAGATGTTCTTGATGTACTGGCCGAGCTCTTCGTACTGAGAGGAGTGCCGGCCTACATTCGCAGCGACAACGGCCCAGAATTCACGGCGATTGCCGTCCGGGACTGGTTGGAGAAGGTCGGGGTGCAGACGTTGTTCATCGAGCCGGGGAGTCCATGGGAGAACGGCTACAACGAGAGTTTCAACGGGAAGCTTCGGGACGAGTTGTTGAATCGGGAGCTCTTCTACACGTTGAAGGAAGCGCAAGTCCTGGTGGAGCGTTGGCGGCAGGAGTACAATCGGATCCGGCCGCATAGCTCCTTGGGGTACCGTCCACCGGCTCCGGAGGCGACTGAACCGAGGCCCATCAGGAGCTTGCTGTCAGGTGTGGAACCGAGCTTGGGACTAACATAG
- a CDS encoding 2,3-bisphosphoglycerate-independent phosphoglycerate mutase: MRGRLDWSLKKNSNAAPPEGPLVVVILDGIGVGRGDEGDAVARARTPILDGLRSRFPYRTLRAHGVAVGLPDDTNMGNSEVGHNAIGAGRIVDQGAKLVNIALETGSFFGGETWLRISRGCLSRCAPLHLIGLLSDGNVHSHISHLFSMIREAARAGIREVYVHPLLDGRDVGGRTALLYVDPLESLLAEFDGVEGRRFRIASGGGRMVTTMDRYEADWSIVERGWNAHVHGRARSFRSAREAIETYRDETPGLIDQFIPPFVIADERGAPVAPIRDGAGVVFFNFRGDRAIEISRAFEDEAFPHFDRGAPPKVDYAGMMQYDGDYLIPKSFLVAPPKIDRTLGEYMARNAVTQLACSETQKYGHVTYFWNGNRGGKFDESTETYIEIESDRIPFEQRPEMKAEEITNAVIAELRTGRHRFARVNYANGDMVGHSGVLEATILAVEIVDRCLGRLLEAVASMRGVAIVTADHGNADQMYEIDEKGGFVIDRDTGNPKPRTSHSLNPVPFHLFDPTGPERWRLRDDLPEAGLANIAATALQILGYEAPEGYELGLLA; the protein is encoded by the coding sequence TTGAGAGGAAGATTGGACTGGAGCCTCAAGAAGAACTCGAACGCAGCTCCCCCGGAAGGTCCGCTCGTTGTGGTCATCCTGGACGGGATCGGCGTGGGGCGCGGGGATGAGGGAGACGCCGTCGCTCGCGCCAGGACCCCGATCCTCGATGGCCTTCGCTCCCGCTTCCCCTACCGGACCCTGCGAGCGCACGGCGTCGCCGTCGGCCTTCCGGACGACACGAACATGGGAAACTCGGAGGTGGGTCACAACGCGATCGGCGCGGGGCGGATCGTCGATCAGGGGGCGAAGCTCGTCAACATCGCCCTCGAGACCGGCTCCTTCTTCGGGGGCGAGACCTGGCTGCGGATCTCGCGCGGATGTCTCTCGCGGTGCGCGCCGCTCCACCTGATCGGGCTCCTCTCGGACGGCAACGTCCATTCTCACATCAGCCACCTCTTCTCGATGATCCGCGAGGCGGCCCGCGCGGGGATCCGCGAGGTCTACGTCCACCCGCTCCTCGATGGCCGCGACGTCGGCGGGCGAACGGCCCTCCTCTATGTCGACCCCCTCGAATCGCTGCTGGCCGAGTTCGACGGCGTGGAGGGCCGGCGCTTCAGGATCGCCTCCGGGGGCGGACGGATGGTCACCACGATGGACCGCTACGAGGCCGACTGGAGCATCGTCGAGCGCGGATGGAATGCCCACGTCCACGGCCGGGCGCGGTCCTTCCGCTCCGCCCGCGAAGCGATCGAGACCTACCGCGACGAGACCCCGGGGCTGATCGACCAGTTCATCCCCCCCTTCGTGATCGCGGACGAGAGGGGAGCCCCGGTCGCGCCGATCCGGGACGGAGCGGGAGTCGTCTTCTTCAACTTCCGGGGAGATCGCGCGATCGAGATCAGTCGGGCCTTCGAGGACGAGGCGTTTCCCCACTTCGACCGAGGCGCGCCCCCCAAGGTCGACTACGCCGGGATGATGCAGTACGACGGCGACTACCTGATCCCCAAGAGCTTCCTGGTCGCGCCCCCGAAGATCGACCGGACCCTGGGCGAGTACATGGCGCGGAACGCGGTCACGCAGCTCGCTTGCAGCGAGACGCAGAAGTACGGGCACGTGACCTACTTCTGGAACGGTAACCGAGGGGGGAAATTCGACGAATCGACCGAAACCTACATCGAGATCGAGTCGGACAGGATCCCCTTCGAGCAGCGGCCGGAGATGAAGGCGGAGGAGATCACGAATGCCGTGATCGCCGAGCTGCGGACCGGCCGCCATCGCTTCGCAAGGGTCAACTACGCCAACGGGGACATGGTGGGCCATTCCGGCGTCCTCGAGGCGACGATCCTCGCCGTGGAAATCGTCGATCGATGCCTGGGAAGGCTGCTCGAGGCGGTCGCCTCGATGCGCGGCGTCGCCATCGTCACCGCCGACCACGGGAACGCGGACCAGATGTACGAGATCGACGAGAAGGGGGGCTTCGTCATCGACCGTGACACGGGGAACCCGAAGCCGCGAACCAGCCACAGCTTGAACCCTGTCCCGTTCCACCTCTTCGATCCGACCGGACCGGAGCGATGGCGCCTTCGAGACGACCTGCCCGAGGCCGGGCTCGCGAACATCGCGGCGACGGCCCTGCAGATCCTCGGCTATGAGGCTCCGGAGGGGTACGAGCTGGGGCTGCTGGCCTGA
- a CDS encoding DUF2029 domain-containing protein — MPGPLVESPDVRDQASREPSERAVFAGLLVLSILVVAAYYLASWRSVRAFVLDIDHCDLLFCDFHRVFYSMGKKILSLKKPLGGYYYSAFAALLLIPFGALSRNAGSLAWGIAQVVTTAAFFMLPLRRLLRLRPGAAIGWTLLFLTSFPLLHNFKWGQFGVILMLCALAAYHLHEEGHPIWAGILLGFAAAIKYYAALLLLPFLLRGKWRVAIAFAAAVTMFLVVIPWAAIGPAGWLDFQRRSLDSVEHARGWIMSDPNSHYFAHVAERFLGVAKSSAWRHVLEGIGLAIAGGNAFLIWTMRRSSSGRDVALSIAGGFLMLPFVVGTSWPHYFAFLPFCQMAIAREVGAIEGRRVRAVAAASIGASIALSSVFAFRAMGGSVGYGKAGALLISACLAVAALHIVVRAARGAIDSARTGST, encoded by the coding sequence ATGCCGGGTCCGCTAGTAGAGTCCCCCGACGTGAGGGACCAGGCTTCAAGAGAGCCGAGCGAGCGGGCCGTCTTCGCGGGGCTCCTCGTCCTCTCGATCCTCGTCGTCGCGGCCTACTATCTCGCCTCGTGGCGAAGCGTCCGCGCCTTCGTCCTCGATATCGACCACTGCGACCTGCTCTTCTGCGACTTCCATCGGGTCTTCTACTCCATGGGCAAGAAGATCCTCTCTCTCAAGAAGCCGTTAGGCGGGTACTACTACTCGGCCTTCGCGGCCCTCCTGCTGATCCCGTTCGGAGCGCTTTCTCGCAATGCGGGGAGCTTGGCCTGGGGAATCGCGCAGGTCGTCACGACCGCGGCGTTCTTCATGCTCCCGCTCCGCCGACTGCTGCGCTTGAGGCCGGGGGCGGCGATTGGATGGACCCTCCTCTTCCTGACCTCCTTCCCTCTCCTGCACAACTTCAAGTGGGGGCAGTTCGGCGTCATCCTGATGCTCTGCGCCCTGGCCGCCTATCATCTGCACGAGGAAGGGCACCCGATATGGGCCGGCATTCTCCTTGGGTTCGCGGCCGCCATCAAGTACTACGCCGCGCTCCTGCTCCTCCCCTTCCTTCTGCGAGGGAAGTGGCGCGTCGCGATCGCCTTCGCCGCCGCCGTCACGATGTTCTTGGTCGTCATACCGTGGGCGGCGATCGGCCCGGCGGGATGGCTGGACTTCCAGCGCCGGTCGCTCGACTCGGTGGAGCACGCCCGAGGGTGGATCATGTCGGATCCGAACTCCCACTACTTCGCGCACGTGGCGGAGCGATTCCTGGGGGTGGCGAAGTCCTCCGCGTGGCGTCATGTCCTGGAAGGGATCGGGCTCGCGATCGCCGGCGGGAACGCCTTCCTCATCTGGACCATGAGGCGGAGTTCCTCGGGGCGTGATGTCGCCCTGTCGATCGCGGGCGGATTCCTGATGCTGCCGTTCGTCGTCGGGACATCCTGGCCGCACTACTTCGCCTTCCTGCCGTTCTGCCAAATGGCGATCGCGCGGGAGGTCGGAGCGATCGAAGGACGGCGGGTCCGGGCCGTCGCGGCCGCCTCCATCGGAGCCTCGATCGCGCTCTCGAGCGTCTTCGCCTTCAGGGCCATGGGCGGGAGCGTGGGCTACGGCAAGGCCGGAGCGCTCTTGATTTCGGCCTGTCTCGCCGTCGCGGCCCTTCACATCGTAGTCCGCGCGGCCAGGGGCGCGATCGACTCCGCAAGGACAGGATCGACATGA
- a CDS encoding class I SAM-dependent methyltransferase: MSDQPFDYAGATHRHRRRLFRFSHGRRFEIARELLSIEEGSRFLDYGAGDGHLIRILAPFPRDAALTAFEPLDFLRQQLQRDLADLSFNLVSSTSDLPPAHFDRIACLEVLEHLQPEVLESALRDLQRLLAPDGILVVSVPLEVGFSALCKYAAAMILTGKDRSCTLGEVLRTTLGLPVARDPTLALLPHKGFDHRRLRRAIAGSFRIERQIHSPLPWLGSVLNGQVLWRARKIGSAIVA; this comes from the coding sequence ATGAGCGACCAACCGTTCGACTATGCCGGCGCGACGCATCGCCATCGAAGGCGGCTGTTCAGGTTCTCCCACGGCCGGCGGTTCGAGATCGCCCGGGAACTCCTCTCCATCGAGGAGGGCTCCCGCTTCCTGGACTATGGCGCCGGCGACGGGCACTTGATCCGGATCCTCGCGCCCTTCCCCAGGGATGCCGCCTTGACCGCGTTCGAGCCGCTCGACTTCCTTCGCCAGCAGCTTCAGCGCGATCTCGCGGATCTCTCCTTCAACCTCGTCTCATCGACTTCCGATCTGCCGCCCGCGCATTTCGACCGGATCGCTTGCCTCGAAGTTCTGGAGCACCTTCAACCGGAAGTCCTCGAATCGGCGCTCCGTGACCTCCAAAGGCTCCTCGCCCCCGACGGGATTCTCGTCGTGAGCGTGCCGCTCGAGGTCGGGTTCTCGGCATTGTGCAAGTACGCCGCGGCGATGATCCTGACGGGAAAGGATAGGAGTTGTACATTGGGAGAAGTGCTGCGGACGACCCTTGGACTCCCCGTTGCCCGCGATCCGACTCTGGCTCTCCTGCCCCACAAGGGATTCGACCACCGGAGGCTGCGCAGGGCGATCGCGGGGTCCTTCCGAATCGAGCGGCAGATCCACAGCCCGTTGCCCTGGCTTGGGAGCGTGCTGAACGGGCAGGTTCTGTGGCGGGCGAGGAAGATCGGATCTGCTATAGTCGCTTGA
- a CDS encoding aminotransferase class V-fold PLP-dependent enzyme, whose product MKETVYLDNNATTAIAPEVFEAMRPFLTSEYFNPSSVYERARPAAEAVAGARKVIAGSLGGVPVDEIVFTSCATESANAAIAGAARANPERRHIITTAVEHPAVLEVCKDMARHGYEVTFLDVDRSGSLDVAQFVRALSVGTLLVAVMHANNETGVLFPIDELSRVTKETDPSILFFTDATQTAGKIPLDLAVGLPHVDMLAFSGHKLHAPKGVGVLYLRRGTPCRPFLLGGHQESGRRGGTENVPYIVGMARALELAREDHDAAERRIQRLRDKLEAELLQRIPCVEVNGAGAARLPNTLNLSVHFIEGEGMLYQLNDHGICASSGSACTSGSLEPSHVLRAMRVPFTAVHGSIRFSLSRYTSESDIDHVVGVFPGIVASLRRLSPYWDTKTNRPRPEAEGMMRGE is encoded by the coding sequence ATGAAAGAAACAGTCTACCTCGATAACAACGCGACGACCGCCATCGCCCCGGAGGTCTTCGAGGCGATGAGGCCGTTCCTCACCTCGGAGTACTTCAATCCCAGCTCGGTCTACGAGAGGGCGCGGCCGGCGGCGGAGGCCGTCGCCGGAGCGCGCAAGGTCATCGCCGGCTCTCTCGGAGGCGTGCCGGTCGATGAAATCGTCTTCACGTCCTGCGCGACGGAGAGCGCCAACGCGGCGATCGCGGGGGCGGCGCGAGCGAATCCCGAGAGGCGCCACATCATAACGACCGCGGTGGAGCATCCCGCCGTGCTCGAGGTCTGCAAGGACATGGCCCGGCACGGATACGAGGTGACCTTCCTGGACGTCGATCGCTCCGGAAGTCTCGATGTGGCGCAGTTCGTTCGAGCGCTCAGCGTCGGCACGCTCCTGGTCGCGGTCATGCACGCCAACAACGAGACGGGCGTCCTCTTTCCGATCGACGAGCTGTCGCGCGTGACGAAGGAGACCGATCCCTCCATCCTCTTCTTCACCGACGCCACGCAGACGGCGGGCAAGATCCCGCTCGATCTGGCCGTCGGCCTGCCGCATGTGGACATGCTGGCCTTCTCGGGGCACAAGCTCCATGCGCCGAAGGGGGTCGGCGTCCTCTACCTTCGCCGCGGGACGCCCTGCAGGCCCTTCCTCCTGGGAGGGCATCAGGAGTCGGGCCGCCGCGGAGGAACGGAGAACGTCCCCTACATCGTCGGCATGGCGAGGGCTCTGGAGCTTGCGCGGGAGGACCATGACGCCGCGGAGCGAAGGATCCAGAGGCTTCGGGACAAGCTCGAGGCGGAGCTACTCCAGAGAATCCCCTGCGTCGAGGTCAACGGCGCCGGCGCCGCCAGGCTGCCCAACACCCTGAACCTCTCGGTCCACTTCATCGAAGGGGAGGGGATGCTCTATCAGCTGAACGACCACGGCATCTGCGCGTCGTCCGGATCGGCCTGCACCTCGGGCTCGCTCGAACCGTCCCACGTCCTGCGCGCGATGCGCGTCCCCTTCACGGCCGTGCATGGATCGATCCGCTTCAGTCTGAGCCGATACACAAGCGAGAGCGACATCGACCATGTCGTCGGGGTCTTCCCCGGGATCGTCGCGAGCCTCCGCCGCCTGTCCCCCTACTGGGATACGAAGACGAACCGCCCGCGCCCCGAGGCGGAAGGGATGATGCGGGGGGAGTAG
- a CDS encoding DUF2752 domain-containing protein, giving the protein MTTEECPPQAMAARGARLLAGLPPLEAILWLAGFIVLYFVGPESPRGADLCLFRRLGLGACPGCGLGAAIHHILHGNLGAAWSSNPLGFPAVLILGWRIASLSAAPLSGRFSSLRSKGA; this is encoded by the coding sequence TTGACGACTGAAGAGTGCCCGCCCCAGGCCATGGCCGCAAGGGGAGCCCGGCTCCTCGCCGGCCTTCCACCGCTCGAGGCGATCCTCTGGCTCGCGGGATTCATCGTCCTGTACTTCGTCGGCCCGGAGTCCCCCCGCGGGGCCGACCTCTGTCTCTTCCGTCGCCTGGGCCTGGGGGCATGCCCGGGGTGCGGGCTCGGGGCAGCGATCCACCACATCCTGCATGGGAATCTCGGGGCGGCATGGTCCAGCAACCCGCTCGGCTTCCCGGCCGTACTTATCCTCGGATGGCGCATCGCAAGCCTGTCGGCGGCGCCGCTGTCGGGACGGTTCAGCAGTCTTCGATCCAAAGGAGCATGA
- a CDS encoding TM2 domain-containing protein, translated as MANVMQYLPELEGDEMVFVAGVIKNMTEDQAAQFSNAYRSRRKDPQTILLVTLLGFIGLAGIQRFVLNQVGMGLLYLFTWGICWIGTIIDLVNYRRLAFEYNQKQSQQLAVMLRGTM; from the coding sequence ATGGCGAATGTCATGCAGTATCTGCCGGAACTGGAAGGCGACGAGATGGTCTTCGTCGCCGGGGTGATCAAGAACATGACCGAGGACCAGGCGGCCCAGTTCTCCAACGCCTACCGGAGTCGCCGGAAGGACCCGCAGACGATCCTCCTGGTCACGCTGCTGGGCTTCATCGGTCTGGCCGGCATCCAGCGGTTCGTGCTGAACCAGGTCGGGATGGGGCTTCTCTATCTCTTCACCTGGGGCATCTGCTGGATCGGGACGATCATCGATCTCGTGAACTACAGGCGGCTCGCCTTCGAGTACAACCAGAAGCAGTCGCAGCAGCTCGCCGTCATGCTTCGCGGGACGATGTAG